One part of the Gadus macrocephalus chromosome 8, ASM3116895v1 genome encodes these proteins:
- the retreg1 gene encoding reticulophagy regulator 1 isoform X1 — translation MFSMASHERTKSSTGGEDDAAAAAGPGGRGGRPVGGGQADGEPEPEARAWWLAAPRRLWSSVNWRRGARTAALFAAVNSAFWFVAFTTGRVYCLLSLSLAGAVTVATLKEAVILSESRVLDLWSRVTRRWKLMDPGESGGSETEPPVSQAFKLFLQETSSFKQQNPGKFCLLVCSLCTFFAVLGRYIPGIVVSYVLILGVFLWPLISSQEFALWLKPVLQKLDFGVGQFLQRIKDNHERRLLQATSEKESIEADLSSLFPKLDSTACKEMSVSDTEVSDVTWTDNGTFNLSEGHTPQTDNSEDLDKEEAFIGGLPEFPSLDNGAGTNGDDDDDLSIGLPTPPTRARRPIRSKHTSAAPPRRDPTDQAMDLVNQMASDAIAAAVTAAIQERIEAAVGMAIPAEVLAMSRSRRPECNTALLPIALAGESESDSEVEDFELLDQSELEQLDKELGLAVRSQLTQEEGPSPEATPGNEASSPGFFSKLLGRH, via the exons ATGTTTTCCATGGCGAGCCACGAGAGGACCAAGAGCAGCACCGGGGGCGAGGATgatgctgccgccgccgccgggccgggAGGCCGCGGTGGGCGGCCGGTGGGTGGTGGGCAGGCGGACGGGGAGCCGGAACCGGAGGCCCGGGCGTGGTGGCTGGCGGCACCACGCCGCCTCTGGAGCTCCGTGAACTGGAGGAGAGGCGCGCGGACGGCCGCGCTGTTCGCCGCCGTCAACAGCGCATTCTG GTTTGTGGCCTTCACCACAGGTCGGGTGTactgtctcctctccctctccctggccgGGGCAGTCACCGTGGCGACTCTCAAAGAGGCGGTCATCTTGTCTGAATCCAGAG TGTTGGACCTCTGGAGCCGAGTCACAAGACG CTGGAAGCTGATGGACCCAGGGGAGTCTGGGGGGTCGGAGACAGAACCTCCCGTCAGCCAGGCCTTCAAGCTCTTCCTCCAGGAGACCTCCTCCTTCAAGCAGCAGAACCCCGGCAAG TTTTGCTTGCTGGTCTGCAGCCTGTGCACCTTCTTCGCCGTCCTAGGGCGGTACATTCCAGGCATCGTTGTTTCCTATGTCCTAA TACTAGGAGTCTTTCTGTGGCCCCTGATCTCCTCCCAGGAGTTTGCCTTGTGGCTGAAGCCAGTTCTGCAGAAGCTGGACTTCGGCGTAGGCCAGTTCCTCCAGAGGATCAAAGATAACCATG AGCGGAGACTGCTCCAGGCCACGTCGGAGAAGGAGAGCATCGAGGCGGACCTCTCCTCCCTGTTCCCCAAG CTGGACTCCACGGCCTGTAAGGAGATGTCCGTCTCAGACACAGAGGTCTCAGACGTCACCTGGACCGACAACGGGACCTTCAACCTGTCAGAGGGCCATACCCCGCAGACAGACAACTCAGAAG ACCTCGATAAGGAGGAAGCCTTCATCGGGGGCCTCCCAGAGTTCCCCTCGCTGGACAACGGCGCGGGAACAAACggagacgatgacgacgacctCAGCATCGGCCTGCCCACCCCGCCCACGCGGGCCCGGCGGCCAATCAGGTCCAAGCACACCTCGGCGGCCCCGCCCCGCCGGGACCCCACCGACCAGGCCATGGACCTCGTCAACCAGATGGCGAGCGACGCCATCGCCGCCGCAGTAACGGCCGCCATCCAGGAGAGGATAGAAGCCGCTGTCGGCATGGCGATCCCCGCCGAAGTCCTGGCCATGTCTAGGTCTAGACGCCCAGAATGCAACACGGCCCTGCTGCCCATCGCGCTGGCGGGGGAGTCGGAGTCCGACAGCGAGGTGGAGGACTTTGAGCTACTGGACCAGTCGGAGCTGGAGCAGCTGGATAAGGAGCTGGGCCTGGCCGTCAGGAGCCAGCTGACCCAGGAGGAGGGGCCGAGTCCGGAGGCCACACCCGGCAACGAGGCCTCCTCCCCGGGGTTCTTCTCCAAGCTGCTGGGCCGCCACTGA
- the retreg1 gene encoding reticulophagy regulator 1 isoform X2 — protein MSCKESGTSWKLMDPGESGGSETEPPVSQAFKLFLQETSSFKQQNPGKFCLLVCSLCTFFAVLGRYIPGIVVSYVLILGVFLWPLISSQEFALWLKPVLQKLDFGVGQFLQRIKDNHERRLLQATSEKESIEADLSSLFPKLDSTACKEMSVSDTEVSDVTWTDNGTFNLSEGHTPQTDNSEDLDKEEAFIGGLPEFPSLDNGAGTNGDDDDDLSIGLPTPPTRARRPIRSKHTSAAPPRRDPTDQAMDLVNQMASDAIAAAVTAAIQERIEAAVGMAIPAEVLAMSRSRRPECNTALLPIALAGESESDSEVEDFELLDQSELEQLDKELGLAVRSQLTQEEGPSPEATPGNEASSPGFFSKLLGRH, from the exons ATGTCCTGCAAGGAGTCAGGGACGAG CTGGAAGCTGATGGACCCAGGGGAGTCTGGGGGGTCGGAGACAGAACCTCCCGTCAGCCAGGCCTTCAAGCTCTTCCTCCAGGAGACCTCCTCCTTCAAGCAGCAGAACCCCGGCAAG TTTTGCTTGCTGGTCTGCAGCCTGTGCACCTTCTTCGCCGTCCTAGGGCGGTACATTCCAGGCATCGTTGTTTCCTATGTCCTAA TACTAGGAGTCTTTCTGTGGCCCCTGATCTCCTCCCAGGAGTTTGCCTTGTGGCTGAAGCCAGTTCTGCAGAAGCTGGACTTCGGCGTAGGCCAGTTCCTCCAGAGGATCAAAGATAACCATG AGCGGAGACTGCTCCAGGCCACGTCGGAGAAGGAGAGCATCGAGGCGGACCTCTCCTCCCTGTTCCCCAAG CTGGACTCCACGGCCTGTAAGGAGATGTCCGTCTCAGACACAGAGGTCTCAGACGTCACCTGGACCGACAACGGGACCTTCAACCTGTCAGAGGGCCATACCCCGCAGACAGACAACTCAGAAG ACCTCGATAAGGAGGAAGCCTTCATCGGGGGCCTCCCAGAGTTCCCCTCGCTGGACAACGGCGCGGGAACAAACggagacgatgacgacgacctCAGCATCGGCCTGCCCACCCCGCCCACGCGGGCCCGGCGGCCAATCAGGTCCAAGCACACCTCGGCGGCCCCGCCCCGCCGGGACCCCACCGACCAGGCCATGGACCTCGTCAACCAGATGGCGAGCGACGCCATCGCCGCCGCAGTAACGGCCGCCATCCAGGAGAGGATAGAAGCCGCTGTCGGCATGGCGATCCCCGCCGAAGTCCTGGCCATGTCTAGGTCTAGACGCCCAGAATGCAACACGGCCCTGCTGCCCATCGCGCTGGCGGGGGAGTCGGAGTCCGACAGCGAGGTGGAGGACTTTGAGCTACTGGACCAGTCGGAGCTGGAGCAGCTGGATAAGGAGCTGGGCCTGGCCGTCAGGAGCCAGCTGACCCAGGAGGAGGGGCCGAGTCCGGAGGCCACACCCGGCAACGAGGCCTCCTCCCCGGGGTTCTTCTCCAAGCTGCTGGGCCGCCACTGA
- the rnf182 gene encoding E3 ubiquitin-protein ligase RNF182 yields MVQLRRVAEGNGGGGGGGGGGGGGGGGGGVVVEEEEELECKICYCPYSLSRRRPKLLHCCHRLCCRCLAQLLALGESPATTVVCPFCRYVTSLPPSSAHPLTPPASLPDDHGLLALLGRNLRIQTLQGGSTELLLTPRTLSSLLGAGNPSFSSFSPPAPGSYASIRGSPNFVVITIMEPPPPPPAPPPPPPSALSPLPLGRSPYNLRQHRPPPGPPLQAALMYRSASSLDSVALGARRRGGGGVRGCAALLWRGSARALVWLLGLLYFCSLPLGVYLLIMQKTTVGVLLVSLVPTSIMVVIIYGFCQCLCQELWDCIPP; encoded by the coding sequence ATGGTGCAGCTCCGGCGCGTGGCGGAGGggaatggaggaggtggaggaggaggaggaggaggaggagggggaggaggaggaggaggagtcgtggtggaggaggaggaggagctggagtgtAAGATCTGCTACTGCCCCTACAGCCTCTCGCGGCGCCGGCCCAAGCTGCTGCACTGCTGCCACCGCCTCTGCTGCCGCTGCCTGGCCCAGCTCCTCGCGCTGGGGGAGAGCCCCGCCACCACGGTGGTCTGCCCCTTCTGCCGCTACGTTACCTCCCTGCCGCCCTCCTCCGCCCACCCCCTGACCCCGCCCGCCTCCCTCCCCGACGACCACGGCCTGCTGGCCCTGCTCGGCAGGAACCTCCGCATCCAGACCCTCCAGGGCGGCTCCACGGAGCTGCTGCTCACCCCCAGAACCCTGAGCTCCCTGCTGGGCGCCGgcaacccctccttctcctccttctcgccCCCGGCCCCCGGCTCCTACGCCTCCATCCGGGGGTCCCCCAACTTCGTGGTCATCACTATCATGGagccccccccgcctccacccgctccacctccgccgccgccgtccgCGCTGTCGCCGCTGCCTCTGGGCCGCTCGCCGTACAACCTCCGTCAGCACCgcccgccccccggccccccgctgcAGGCGGCCCTGATGTACCGCTCGGCGTCCAGCCTGGACTCGGTGGCGTTGGGGGCGcggcggcgcggcggcggcggcgtgcgggGCTGCGCGGCCCTGCTGTGGCGGGGCTCGGCCCGGGCGCTGGTctggctgctggggctgctgtaCTTCTGCTCGCTGCCCCTGGGGGTCTACCTGCTCATCATGCAGAAGACCACAGTGGGCGTGCTTCTGGTCAGCCTGGTGCCCACCAGCATCATGGTGGTCATCATCTACGGCTTCTGCCAGTGCCTGTGCCAGGAGCTGTGGGACTGCATACCGCCTTaa